One Helianthus annuus cultivar XRQ/B chromosome 12, HanXRQr2.0-SUNRISE, whole genome shotgun sequence genomic region harbors:
- the LOC110893712 gene encoding threonine synthase 1, chloroplastic, translating into MSYQQHLTLQHHPLVHPLLFHTSNMAYTYSPTTTFFPKHHLRSTTINCTSSSPPPTTVTTTNNRQPVPLLPFSAKYVPFNSITDESYSLDEIIYRSSSGGLLDVQHDMNALKQFDGKYWRTLFDSRVGRATWPYGSGVWSKKEWVLPEIDNDDIISCFEGNSNLFWAERYGKENLSGMNDLWVKHCGISHTGSFKDLGMTVLVSQVNRLRKMNKPLVGVGCASTGDTSAALSAYCAAAGIPSIVFLPANKISMAQLVQPIANGAFVLSMDTDFDGCMKLIREITSELPIYLANSLNSLRLEGQKTAAIEILQQFNWEVPDWVIIPGGNLGNIYAFYKGFKMCEELGLVDRIPRLVCAQAANANPLYLNYKSGWKNFTPVKATTTFASAIQIGDPVSIDRAVYALKNSDGIVEEATEEELMDEMAAADATGMFVCPHTGVALVALRKLRERGVIGRSDRTVVVSTAHGLKFSQAKIDYHSKAIEGMGCKFANPPVEVKAEYSAVMDVLTKYLSKVS; encoded by the exons ATGTCTTATCAGCAGCATCTGACTCTACAACACCACCCACTTGTTCATCCTCTCCTCTTTCACACGTCAAACATGGCTTACACTTACTCTCCGACCACCACCTTCTTCCCAAAACACCACCTCCGTTCCACCACCATCAACTGCACCTCCTcctcaccaccacccaccaccgtcaccaccaccaacaaccgCCAACCAGTCCCTCTCCTCCCATTCTCCGCCAAATACGTCCCCTTTAACTCCATCACCGACGAATCCTACTCACTTGACGAAATCATCTACCGGAGTAGCTCCGGCGGCCTGTTGGATGTTCAACATGACATGAATGCTTTGAAACAGTTTGATGGTAAGTACTGGCGCACGTTGTTTGACTCACGTGTCGGTCGAGCCACGTGGCCGTATGGCTCCGGTGTATGGTCGAAAAAAGAGTGGGTGTTGCCGGAAATTGATAACGATGATATTATAAGCTGCTTTGAAGGTAACTCGAATCTGTTTTGGGCTGAACGCTATGGAAAAGAGAATCTCAGTGGAATGAACGATTTGTGGGTGAAACACTGTGGTATAAGCCACACCGGCAGCTTCAAGGATTTag GTATGACGGTTTTAGTCAGCCAAGTCAACCGTCTCCGTAAAATGAACAAACCGTTGGTCGGAGTAGGTTGCGCTTCCACTGGTGACACATCAGCCGCTCTCTCTGCCTACTGCGCCGCCGCGGGAATCCCTTCAATAGTGTTTTTACCCGCAAACAAGATCTCAATGGCGCAACTAGTTCAACCAATAGCTAACGGAGCTTTTGTATTAAGCATGGATACCGATTTCGACGGATGCATGAAGCTAATTCGAGAAATCACGTCAGAATTACCTATTTATTTAGCGAATTCACTAAACAGTTTGCGGTTAGAAGGCCAGAAAACCGCTGCGATCGAGATATTGCAGCAGTTCAATTGGGAGGTACCGGATTGGGTGATAATTCCAGGTGGAAATTTAGGTAACATTTACGCCTTTTACAAAGGTTTTAAAATGTGCGAAGAGTTAGGGTTAGTCGATCGAATTCCACGCCTCGTTTGCGCTCAAGCCGCAAACGCGAATCCGCTTTACTTAAATTACAAATCTGGTTGGAAGAATTTTACGCCCGTGAAAGCGACCACTACATTCGCTTCGGCTATTCAAATAGGAGACCCAGTGTCAATAGACCGAGCTGTTTACGCTTTGAAAAACTCGGATGGAATAGTTGAGGAAGCGACTGAGGAGGAGTTGATGGATGAGATGGCGGCTGCGGATGCTACGGGGATGTTTGTGTGTCCGCACACGGGTGTGGCGCTTGTGGCGTTGCGGAAGCTACGGGAGAGAGGGGTGATTGGGAGAAGTGATCGGACTGTGGTGGTGAGTACCGCGCATGGGTTGAAGTTTAGTCAGGCTAAGATCGATTATCATTCGAAGGCGATTGAAGGGATGGGGTGCAAGTTTGCGAATCCGCCAGTGGAGGTGAAGGCGGAGTACAGTGCTGTTATGGATGTGCTTACCAAGTATCTTAGTAAGGTTTCTTAG
- the LOC110893714 gene encoding uncharacterized protein LOC110893714 isoform X1, which yields MDQNAAMEEGKVLKNGLELVKSVADKHLGLLRPSSRLFLMFKGYTSKNNDREKGKYAHINENGFQQGLYDKPLPCFGCGIGWFSFLIGFGFPLMWYYATFLYLGSYYRKDPRERAGLAASAIAAMGFSVILFIVATIFYFSS from the exons ATGGATCAGA ACGCTGCTATGGAGGAGggaaaggttttgaaaaatgggCTTGAATTGGTGAAATCGGTTGCAGATAAACATCTTGGTCTTTTGAGGCCGTCATCTCGCTTATTTTTAATGTTTAAAG GGTATACATCGAAAAACAATGATCGTGAAAAAGGCAAGTATGCACATATCAACGAAAATGGTTTCCAGCAAGGACTTTATGACAAACCGCTCCCTTGTTTCGGTTGTGGAATCGGATGGTTTTC TTTCTTAATAGGGTTTGGGTTCCCTTTGATGTGGTACTATGCTACATTCCTCTATTTGGGAAGCTATTATAGGAAAGATCCTAGGGAGCGCGCGGGTCTTGCTGCTTCTGCAATTGCT GCAATGGGGTTTTCAGTTATCTTGTTTATTGTAGCGACAATTTTCTACTTTTCTAGCTGA
- the LOC110893714 gene encoding uncharacterized protein LOC110893714 isoform X2, giving the protein MEEGKVLKNGLELVKSVADKHLGLLRPSSRLFLMFKGYTSKNNDREKGKYAHINENGFQQGLYDKPLPCFGCGIGWFSFLIGFGFPLMWYYATFLYLGSYYRKDPRERAGLAASAIAAMGFSVILFIVATIFYFSS; this is encoded by the exons ATGGAGGAGggaaaggttttgaaaaatgggCTTGAATTGGTGAAATCGGTTGCAGATAAACATCTTGGTCTTTTGAGGCCGTCATCTCGCTTATTTTTAATGTTTAAAG GGTATACATCGAAAAACAATGATCGTGAAAAAGGCAAGTATGCACATATCAACGAAAATGGTTTCCAGCAAGGACTTTATGACAAACCGCTCCCTTGTTTCGGTTGTGGAATCGGATGGTTTTC TTTCTTAATAGGGTTTGGGTTCCCTTTGATGTGGTACTATGCTACATTCCTCTATTTGGGAAGCTATTATAGGAAAGATCCTAGGGAGCGCGCGGGTCTTGCTGCTTCTGCAATTGCT GCAATGGGGTTTTCAGTTATCTTGTTTATTGTAGCGACAATTTTCTACTTTTCTAGCTGA